In Brassica napus cultivar Da-Ae unplaced genomic scaffold, Da-Ae ScsIHWf_170;HRSCAF=307, whole genome shotgun sequence, one DNA window encodes the following:
- the LOC106354874 gene encoding ribonuclease 3-like protein 2: MESLQAVEKIVNYSFANKSLLEEALTHTSCVDFPSYERLEFVGDSAVGLALTNYLYLTYPNAEPHELSQLRAANVSTEKFARVALKHGLYRFLRRNAPSLDEKVTEFSEAVCKEDDSVYYGGLVKAPKVLADLLESVAGAVYIDVNFDLQRFWVIFRGLLEPIFTLDDLQQQPQPISMLFQLCHKHNKRLAIRYLKEGKRIIAGVYLDDELFASGSAENKDSAKLLAAKEALGKFSECTPIAMVVDEGSVEVEVEDAKRKLYEICSKKKWPKPIYSVEEERGSANEKRFVCSARIKIPSEESPLYMKGDEESKKKKAENSSAYHMIIALRKSNYL, encoded by the exons ATGGAATCTCTGCAAGCCGTGGAGAAGATCGTCAACTACAGTTTCGCCAACAAGAGCCTTCTCGAGGAAGCGCTTACGCACACATCTTGCGTCGACTTTCCTTCGTACGAAAGGCTTGAGTTCGTAGGAGACAGCGCCGTAGGTCTTGCCCTGACGAACTACTTGTACCTCACTTACCCTAACGCCGAACCGCACGAGCTGTCTCAGTTGAGAGCTGCTAATGTTAGCACCGAGAAATTCGCCCGTGTCGCACTCAAACACGGTCTCTACCGCTTTCTTCGTCGCAATGCTCCTTCTTTAGATGAAAAG GTTACAGAGTTCTCAGAGGCGGTGTGCAAAGAAGACGATTCAGTTTACTATGGTGGATTAGTGAAAGCTCCCAAAGTTCTCGCTGACCTCCTAGAGTCTGTAGCCGGAGCTGTTTACATAGATGTCAACTTTGATCTCCAAAGATTCTGGGTG ATCTTCAGgggtcttttggaacctataTTTACACTGGATGATCTCCAGCAGCAACCTCAGCCTATTAGTATGCTTTTCCAGTTATGTCATAAACACAACAAGAGACTCGCCATCAGGTATCTGAAAGAGGGCAAAAGAATTATCGCTGGTGTATATCTCGATGACGAGTTGTTTGCTTCTGGGAGTGCTGAGAACAAAGATAGCGCCAAGCTGTTAGCTGCTAAGGAAGCACTAGGGAAGTTTTCAGAATGTACGCCTATTGCAATGGTGGTTGATGAGGGTAGTGTAGAGGTTGAAGTTGAAGATGCCAAAAGGAAGTTGTATGAGATTTGCTCCAAGAAAAAGTGGCCTAAACCAATTTACAG TGTTGAGGAAGAAAGAGGGTCGGCAAATGAGAAGAGATTTGTGTGTTCAGCTAGAATAAAGATCCCTAGTGAAGAGAGTCCGTTATATATGAAGGGGGATGAggaatccaagaaaaaaaaagctgaaAACTCCTCAGCTTACCACATGATAATAGCTCTAAGGAAATCTAATTATCTCTAG